One genomic segment of Osmia bicornis bicornis chromosome 16, iOsmBic2.1, whole genome shotgun sequence includes these proteins:
- the LOC114877867 gene encoding ATP-binding cassette sub-family F member 2, protein MPSDAKKKQQQKKKEAAKARQSGKKPAQTPQTKGAENGKEGSPGVGVIQNGTNGTPISAEEALCLKLEADARLNAEARSCTGSLASHPRSRDIKISNFSITFHGCELLQDTMLELNCGRRYGLLGLNGSGKSTLLSVLGNREVPIPDQIDIFHLTREMPASNKTALECVMEVDEERIRLEKLAEELVECEEEDAQEQLMDVYERLEDMTADTAEARAAHILHGLGFTAKMQKTATKDFSGGWRMRIALARALYVKPHLLLLDEPTNHLDLDACVWLEEELKTYKRILVIISHSQDFLNGICTNIIHVNKKQLKYYSGNYEAFIKTRMELLENQAKQYNWEQDQIAHMKTYIARFGHGSAKLARQAQSKEKTLAKMVAQGLTEKVVNDKVLNFYFPSCGTIPPPVIMVQNVSFRYNEDSPWIYKNLEFGIDLDTRIALVGPNGAGKSTLLKLLYGDLVPTSGMIRKNSHLRIGRYHQHLHELLDLDMSPLDYMMKAFPDVKEREEMRKIIGRYGLTGRQQVCPIRQLSDGQRCRVVFAWLAWQVPHLLLLDEPTNHLDMETIDALADAINDFDGGMVLVSHDFRLINQVAEEIWVCENGAVTKWSGNILDYKEHLKNKVLNDNQKRQKDLHKSK, encoded by the exons ATGCCGTCCGACGCGAAAAAGAAACAACagcaaaagaaaaaggaggcgGCGAAGGCCAGACAGTCTGGAAAGAAACCGGCTCAAACACCTCAGACAAAAGGCGCAGAAAATGGTAAAGAGGGCAGTCCCGGTGTCGGAGTCATTCAAAATGGAACCAATGGAACTCCGATCAGTGCAGAAG AGGCTTTATGTTTAAAATTGGAAGCAGATGCCAGACTCAATGCAGAAGCACGTTCGTGTACTGGATCATTGGCTTCCCATCCGCGTAGTAGGGACATAAAGATATCTAATTTTTCTATCACTTTCCACGGCTGTGAATTGCTGCAGGACACTATGTTAGAATTAAATTGTGGTAGACGTTACGGTTTACTCGGGCTCAATGGTTCTGGAAAGTCTACTTTGTTGTCCGTACTTGGAAATCGAGAAGTTCCTATCCCTGATCAAATTGACATATTTCATTTGACCAGGGAAATGCCTGCTAGCAATAAAACAGCTTTAGAGTGCGTGATGGAGGTCGACGAGGAGCGTATTCGGTTAGAGAAACTTGCTGAGGAACTGGTGGAGTGCGAGGAGGAAGATGCTCAA GAACAACTTATGGATGTTTACGAAAGGTTAGAAGATATGACTGCTGACACTGCTGAAGCTCGTGCTGCTCATATTTTACACGGTCTGGGCTTCACTGCAAAAATGCAAAAAACTGCTACTAAAGACTTTTCTGGAGGCTGGCGAATGAGGATCGCTCTTGCTAG AGCTTTGTACGTAAAACCTCACCTATTATTACTTGACGAGCCTACCAATCATTTGGACCTTGATGCTTGCGTATGGTTGGAGGAAGAGTTGAAGACATACAAAAGAATTTTGGTCATCATTTCTCATTCGCAGGATTTCCTTAATGGCATTTGTACAAATATCATTCATGTGAATAAGAAACAGTTAAAATATTATAGCGGTAATTATGAAGCTTTCATCAAGACAAG GATGGAATTACTGGAAAATCAAGCGAAACAATATAATTGGGAACAGGATCAAATCGCCCACATGAAAACTTACATTGCACGGTTCGGTCACGGTTCGGCGAAATTAGCCAGGCAAGCACAATCTAAGGAAAAGACTTTGGCAAAAATGGTAGCGCAAGGGCTTACAGAAAAGGTTGTCAACGACAAAGTACTGAACTTCTACTTTCCTTCTTGTGGAACTATTCCACCTCCTGTTATAATGGTTCAAAACGTTAGTTTTCGTTACAACGAAGATTCGCCTTGGATTTATAAAAACTTAGAATTCGGTATAGATTTAGACACCAGAATTGCATTGGTTGGTCCAAATGGTGCAGGGAAGAGTACTCTTTTGAAACTGCTATATGGAGAT TTGGTTCCAACGAGCGGCATGATACGTAAGAACAGCCATTTACGAATTGGGAGATACCATCAGCATTTACATGAACTACTAGATTTAGATATGTCGCCTTTGGATTACATGATGAAGGCTTTTCCAGATGTTAAAGAACGCGAAGAGATGAGAAAGATCATTGGTCGTTATGGGCTAACGGGTCGTCAACAA GTATGTCCAATACGCCAGTTGTCCGATGGTCAACGTTGCAGAGTAGTATTTGCATGGCTTGCCTGGCAAGTACCACATTTGCTCCTTCTCGACGAACCTACGAATCATTTAGACATGGAAACAATCGATGCTTTAGCTGACGCAATTAATGATTTCGATGGTGGAATGGTACTCGTATCTCACGATTTCAGATTAATTAATCAG GTTGCAGAGGAAATTTGGGTATGTGAAAACGGTGCCGTCACAAAATGGAGCGGAAATATTTTAGATTACAAAGAACATCTTAAAAACAAAGTTCTCAACGACAACCAAAAAAGGCAAAAGGATTTACATAAAAGCAAATAA